A genomic segment from Panulirus ornatus isolate Po-2019 chromosome 20, ASM3632096v1, whole genome shotgun sequence encodes:
- the LOC139755918 gene encoding uncharacterized protein isoform X1: MFAATWLLAVCVGASLAAPHGTVVKAVSLPAVKTVSVTHEVVQDPTPVQAFRSTETFKALDNAGSSVATFVGNLFTNLGTFLSETIRTAPKVRKVFVQQQPVVKRVVVEPQTPPAHDTASPLIFQKTKTVSVH, encoded by the exons ATGTTCGCTGCGACGTGGTTGCTGGCCGTGTGCGTCGGGGCGAGCCTGGCGGCGCCGCACGGCACCGTCGTCAAAGCCGTTAGCCTCCCCGCCGTCAAGACCGTCAGCGTCACGCATGAAGTCGTCCAAGACCCGACTCCCGTCCAAGC CTTCCGCAGTACGGAGACGTTCAAGGCCCTGGACAACGCCGGGTCCTCGGTGGCCACCTTCGTCGGGAATCTGTTCACCAACCTGGGCACCTTCCTCTCAGAGACCATCAGGACCGCACCCAAGGTCCGCAAGGTCTTCGTCCAACAGCAGCCAGTGGTGAAGCGGGTCGTGGTCGAGCCCCAGACACCACCGGCTCACGACACCGCCtcg CCTCTGATCTTCCAGAAGACGAAGACGGTCTCCGTGCACTAG
- the LOC139755918 gene encoding uncharacterized protein isoform X2 → MFAATWLLAVCVGASLAAPHGTVVKAVSLPAVKTVSVTHEVVQDPTPVQATETFKALDNAGSSVATFVGNLFTNLGTFLSETIRTAPKVRKVFVQQQPVVKRVVVEPQTPPAHDTASPLIFQKTKTVSVH, encoded by the exons ATGTTCGCTGCGACGTGGTTGCTGGCCGTGTGCGTCGGGGCGAGCCTGGCGGCGCCGCACGGCACCGTCGTCAAAGCCGTTAGCCTCCCCGCCGTCAAGACCGTCAGCGTCACGCATGAAGTCGTCCAAGACCCGACTCCCGTCCAAGC TACGGAGACGTTCAAGGCCCTGGACAACGCCGGGTCCTCGGTGGCCACCTTCGTCGGGAATCTGTTCACCAACCTGGGCACCTTCCTCTCAGAGACCATCAGGACCGCACCCAAGGTCCGCAAGGTCTTCGTCCAACAGCAGCCAGTGGTGAAGCGGGTCGTGGTCGAGCCCCAGACACCACCGGCTCACGACACCGCCtcg CCTCTGATCTTCCAGAAGACGAAGACGGTCTCCGTGCACTAG